The proteins below are encoded in one region of Pygocentrus nattereri isolate fPygNat1 chromosome 13, fPygNat1.pri, whole genome shotgun sequence:
- the nme2a gene encoding NME/NM23 nucleoside diphosphate kinase 2a isoform X1: protein MGSGAPAPCQPSQTPQQCTTSTAPPMASKQERTFIAIKPDGVQRGLTGEIIKRFEQKGFKLVGMKLLHASEDLLKQHYSDLKDRPFFPGLVSYMSSGPVVAMVWEGCNVIETGRVMLGETNPADSKPGTIRGDFCIQVLRNIIHGSDSLDSANTEINLWFKPEELCDYSKCHDDWI, encoded by the exons ATGGGCTCAGGGGCTCCGGCACCCTGtcagcccagtcaaactccacagCAATGCACCACCTCTACTGCTCC TCCAATGGCCAGTAAGCAGGAGCGCACCTTCATTGCCATCAAACCTGATGGAGTGCAGAGAGGACTTACTGGAGAAATTATCAAGCGTTTTGAACAGAAAGGATTCAAGCTGGTGGGCATGAAGTTACTCCAT GCCAGTGAGGACCTTCTCAAGCAGCACTATAGTGACCTGAAGGACAGGCCGTTCTTCCCTGGTCTTGTCAGTTACATGTCCTCTGGCCctgtggttgccatg GTTTGGGAGGGATGTAATGTAATAGAAACAGGAAGAGTAATGCTGGGTGAGACTAACCCTGCTGATTCTAAGCCTGGGACAATTCGAGGTGACTTCTGCATCCAAGTTCTCAG GAACATCATCCATGGGAGTGATTCTTTAGACAGTGCCAACACTGAGATCAACCTGTGGTTTAAGCCAGAAGAGCTGTGTGACTACAGTAAATGTCATGACGACTGGATCTAA
- the nme2a gene encoding NME/NM23 nucleoside diphosphate kinase 2a isoform X2 codes for MASKQERTFIAIKPDGVQRGLTGEIIKRFEQKGFKLVGMKLLHASEDLLKQHYSDLKDRPFFPGLVSYMSSGPVVAMVWEGCNVIETGRVMLGETNPADSKPGTIRGDFCIQVLRNIIHGSDSLDSANTEINLWFKPEELCDYSKCHDDWI; via the exons ATGGCCAGTAAGCAGGAGCGCACCTTCATTGCCATCAAACCTGATGGAGTGCAGAGAGGACTTACTGGAGAAATTATCAAGCGTTTTGAACAGAAAGGATTCAAGCTGGTGGGCATGAAGTTACTCCAT GCCAGTGAGGACCTTCTCAAGCAGCACTATAGTGACCTGAAGGACAGGCCGTTCTTCCCTGGTCTTGTCAGTTACATGTCCTCTGGCCctgtggttgccatg GTTTGGGAGGGATGTAATGTAATAGAAACAGGAAGAGTAATGCTGGGTGAGACTAACCCTGCTGATTCTAAGCCTGGGACAATTCGAGGTGACTTCTGCATCCAAGTTCTCAG GAACATCATCCATGGGAGTGATTCTTTAGACAGTGCCAACACTGAGATCAACCTGTGGTTTAAGCCAGAAGAGCTGTGTGACTACAGTAAATGTCATGACGACTGGATCTAA